In the Haloferula helveola genome, one interval contains:
- the tal gene encoding transaldolase — MSATQLEQLKGFTTVVADTGDFESMKDYQPQDATTNPSLILAAAGQDEYRHLVEKAVAEIKDSGPTGDALVEAIIDRILILFGLEILKIVPGRVSTEVDARLSFDTDGTIAKARQLIAAYETEGISRDRILIKIASTWEGIKAAEILEKEGIHCNLTLLFSFAQAVACAEAGVQLISPFVGRILDWYKASTGKDYEGADDPGVQSVRAIYSYYKKFGYNTEVMGASFRNTGEIIALAGCDLLTISPKLLKELQDSTETIERVLSPEAAASADLEKVSFDEKSFRFALNEDAMATEKTAQGIRAFSADIVKLEKLVASML; from the coding sequence ATGAGCGCCACTCAACTTGAGCAACTCAAAGGGTTCACGACCGTCGTCGCCGATACGGGCGATTTCGAGTCGATGAAAGACTACCAACCCCAGGACGCGACCACCAACCCGTCGCTGATCCTCGCGGCCGCCGGACAGGACGAATACCGACACCTCGTCGAAAAGGCCGTCGCCGAAATCAAGGACTCCGGCCCGACCGGTGACGCGCTCGTCGAGGCCATCATCGACCGCATTCTCATCCTCTTCGGCCTCGAGATCCTCAAGATCGTTCCCGGCCGCGTCTCGACCGAAGTCGATGCCCGGCTGTCTTTCGACACCGACGGCACCATCGCCAAGGCCCGCCAACTCATCGCCGCCTACGAAACCGAAGGCATTTCCCGCGACCGGATCCTGATCAAGATCGCCTCCACTTGGGAAGGCATCAAGGCCGCCGAGATCCTCGAGAAGGAAGGCATCCACTGCAACCTGACTTTGCTCTTCTCCTTCGCCCAGGCCGTCGCCTGCGCCGAAGCCGGCGTCCAGCTGATCTCGCCCTTCGTCGGCCGGATCCTCGACTGGTACAAGGCCAGCACCGGCAAGGACTACGAGGGCGCCGACGATCCGGGCGTCCAGTCGGTTCGCGCGATCTACAGCTACTACAAGAAGTTCGGCTACAACACCGAGGTGATGGGCGCATCGTTCCGCAACACCGGCGAAATCATCGCCCTTGCCGGATGCGACCTGCTGACGATCAGCCCCAAGCTCCTCAAGGAACTCCAGGACTCGACCGAAACGATCGAGCGCGTGCTCTCCCCGGAGGCCGCCGCTTCGGCCGACCTCGAAAAGGTCAGCTTCGACGAGAAGAGCTTCCGCTTCGCCCTCAACGAGGACGCGATGGCCACCGAGAAGACCGCGCAGGGCATCCGCGCGTTCTCGGCCGACATCGTGAAACTCGAGAAGCTGGTCGCTTCGATGCTCTGA